A window from Musa acuminata AAA Group cultivar baxijiao chromosome BXJ3-10, Cavendish_Baxijiao_AAA, whole genome shotgun sequence encodes these proteins:
- the LOC135651439 gene encoding pterocarpan synthase 1-like — MASSPHSSSPIHHLLVFFLLFAAATAFPVTSEFELGIQKRIHFRVYFHETFLGPDNTTVTVVNMSLPYTFGDIDIFDAVLRVGSDASSTVVGRAQGAGFHMSQQEEASLIPLVLVFTAGEFADSTLTAIGRLDASGKAERAIVGGTGVFQYAWGKLASELVTSSVEGLVAAFDVYVIYYTDVGCSAIT; from the coding sequence ATGGCTTCGTCCCCACACAGCTCCTCTCCTATCCACCAcctcctcgtcttcttcctcctcttcgctgCTGCCACGGCCTTCCCCGTCACCTCCGAGTTCGAACTCGGCATCCAGAAGAGAATCCACTTCCGCGTCTACTTCCACGAGACCTTTCTCGGCCCCGACAACACCACCGTCACCGTGGTGAACATGAGCCTCCCCTACACCTTCGGGGACATCGACATCTTCGACGCCGTGCTGAGGGTCGGTTCCGACGCTAGCTCGACGGTCGTCGGAAGGGCGCAGGGCGCGGGCTTCCACATGTCGCAGCAGGAGGAGGCGTCTCTGATACCGCTGGTGCTGGTGTTCACGGCGGGAGAGTTCGCCGACAGCACGCTCACGGCGATCGGGAGACTGGACGCGTCCGGGAAGGCGGAGCGGGCCATCGTGGGTGGGACGGGGGTTTTCCAGTACGCATGGGGGAAGCTGGCGAGCGAGCTGGTGACGTCCTCCGTCGAGGGCCTCGTCGCCGCCTTCGACGTCTACGTCATCTACTACACCGACGTCGGTTGCAGTGCCATCACATGA
- the LOC135651440 gene encoding dirigent protein 1-like yields MASSPHSSSHLYFLLVFFLLLAAATAFPVTSEFELGIQKRIHFRVYFHETFIGPDNTTVTVVNMSLPYTFGNIEIYDTVLRVGPDASSTFLGRVQGAGFHVSMQEEVMLVPLVLVFTAGKFINSTLTVIGRLDASGNSERAIVGGTGVFQYAWGKMVTETVMSSVAKLVVSYDVYVVYYNELHLSAIA; encoded by the coding sequence ATGGCTTCATCCCCACACAGCTCCTCTCATCTCTActtcctcctcgtcttcttcctcctcctggcAGCTGCCACGGCCTTCCCGGTCACCTCCGAGTTTGAACTCGGCATCCAGAAGAGAATCCACTTCCGCGTCTACTTCCACGAGACCTTTATCGGTCCCGACAACACCACCGTCACCGTGGTGAACATGAGCCTCCCCTACACCTTCGGGAACATCGAGATATACGACACCGTGCTGAGGGTCGGCCCCGACGCAAGCTCCACCTTCCTCGGAAGGGTGCAGGGCGCGGGCTTCCACGTATCAATGCAGGAGGAGGTGATGCTGGTACCGCTGGTGCTGGTGTTCACGGCGGGGAAGTTCATCAACAGCACTCTCACGGTGATCGGGAGACTGGACGCGTCCGGGAACTCGGAGCGGGCCATCGTGGGAGGGACGGGGGTGTTCCAGTACGCATGGGGGAAGATGGTGACCGAGACGGTGATGTCCTCTGTCGCGAAGCTCGTCGTCTCCTACGACGTCTACGTCGTCTACTACAACGAACTCCATCTCAGTGCCATCGCATGA
- the LOC135650805 gene encoding protein PAL OF QUIRKY-like: MVGTSASSLSSCASLDDVSVVPTEPVKLLCSYGGKILPRRPDGRLRYVGGHTRVLAVRRSISFSELQVKLRELCGWGAVSLRCQLPTEDMDALVSVTSDEDLANLVEEYDLASRDRRSSPLKIRAFLFLLRASEPSCRSPVDPVAAAERCVRQASMREKLHSWCEKPDASAAAAGDLRVHGHQHYHHGHGTPRPCNHLVHHGRHWQ, from the exons ATGGTTGGGACCTCAGCCTCCTCGCTCTCCTCCTGCGCTTCCTTGGACGACGTCTCAGTCGTGCCCACGGAACCCGTGAAGCTCCTCTGTAGCTACGGCGGCAAGATTCTCCCACGTCGTCCCGACGGCAGGCTCCGCTACGTGGGCGGGCACACCCGCGTCCTCGCCGTCCGCAGATCCATCTCCTTCTCAG AGCTGCAGGTGAAGCTGAGGGAGTTGTGCGGGTGGGGCGCGGTGAGCCTCCGTTGCCAGCTGCCAACGGAGGACATGGACGCCCTGGTCTCCGTCACCTCCGACGAGGACCTCGCCAACCTCGTCGAGGAATACGACCTAGCGAGCCGAGACCGCCGGTCTTCCCCTCTAAAAATCCGAGccttccttttcctcctccgTGCCTCAGAACCTTCTTGCAGAAGTCCCGTCGATCCGGTCGCAGCCGCCGAGCGTTGCGTCCGCCAGGCCTCTATGCGGGAGAAGTTGCATAGCTGGTGCGAGAAGCCCGACGCAtctgccgccgccgccggagaTCTTCGAGTGCACGGCCACCAACACTACCATCATGGCCACGGCACCCCGAGGCCATGCAACCATCTCGTGCACCACGGAAGACACTGGCAATGA